GGGTGACGACGCCGTCGAGCACCGTGCTCGGCGCGGCGTGCGCCGAGACCTGGCCGGTGACCTCGACCTCGGACCTGTCGGTGAACGGGTCACCCGGACAGTAGGCAGTGACGCTCGTCGCCGCGACCTGCTTCCCCGCCCCCTGCGGTGCCGCGTCGCCGGGTACCGCCCCGAGGCGATCGACTCCCAGGACGACCGCTGCGGACAACGCGCCGACGACGACGACGCGCACGACCGGGTGGGCCCAGTCGCGGCGGCCCGACCAGCGACTCATCGGGTCTCCTCCTCGTCCTCGAGGTCCGTGCGGCGCTCCATCGGCAGGGCCAGGTAGAACGCGAGCACGAGGGCGGTGATCTGGATGAGCTTCCACAGCGGGTGACCGGCACCGACGTCGATGCTGACCTGGCCGGTGCCCTCCGGCAGGTCGTAGGTCGGCACGGCGCTGTGGGTGAGCACCTCGAGGAGCTGCCCGTCGGCGCGCACCTCGGCCCGGTCACTCCAGTCGAGCGACTCGGCGATGCTCAGGTGCTGGCCCCGGGGCACCGGGACCGACCCGTCGGTGTCGGCGTGCGCTCCGGTGCCCTCGACGGGTGCGCTGGACCCCTCGCTCGTGACGCGAACCCGCGATGAGGTCGAGCCGTCGGTGACCGGCGAGCGCACGGCCCAGGTCACGTTCCCCGCGCTCGACCCGAGCCGGGACAGGCCCGGCGACGCATCGAGGAGGCGGCCCTCGGCCTCGGTCGCGTTCAGGACCACGAGGGTCGCGACTGCCTGCTCGGCCAGGACGTCCGCGGGAGCCCGCTCACCCTCGCCGTGGCCCAGCGACCGGGCCACGGCGGCGGCCACCTGCTCCTCGCCGGCGACCGGGGACAGCTGGTGCGGGAGATCGCGAACGAGGTCTCCCGGCTCGCTGCCGAGGAGGCGGTAGGTGAGCTGCTCCTCGCGCGGGTCCACGACGAGGGTTCGGGTGGCGGTCGGCCCCTCCGCGCCGGCGATCGCGACGAGCGGACGCGGCTCGCGCCAGGTCGACAGCTGGTCGCCGTAGGAGTGCGTGGCGACGACCACGCCGCTGCCGACGGCCGCCACGACCAGCCCGACCGCCGGCAGGGCCAGCAGGGAGCGTCGACCTGCGCCGCGAAGGGGGTCCGGCAGTACCTCCGAGGCGAGCAGCACGGCGACCAGGGCAGCGCCGAGGAGGACGAGCTGGCCGGTTCCGGCCCACGGGGTGATCGCCTCGCCGGCCCCCACCGCTCCGGCGGGCCGGTGACCGAGGACCAGGTGCGGGACGACGACGGCCCAGGCCAGCCCGAGGACGGCCATGGCCGCCGCGACCCAGGAGGCCCGGCGCGGCCCGGGGACGAGCAGCGCGAGGACACCGACGACCAGCACACCCGCGGTCCACCACGTGGTCATCGGCCCGTCGGGGAGCTGCCCGAGTGCGAGCTGCCAGGGCGGCAGATCGACGGGGGTGTCGGTCAGGCCCCACCCGGTGAGCAGGCGGGCGGGCTGGCTGCGCAACGTCAGCAACCACGGCCCCGCCAGGAGCAGCGGGGTGAGCACGAGGGTGACACCACGCCAACGACCGCGCGTCCCGCCGAGCAGCAGATGGCCGAGGCCGACGAGGACGACGACGATGCCGGCGAGAGGGGTCACCGCGGCGAGCAGCGCTCCCCACAGACCGGTGCGCACGACATCGCTGTAGGGCGTGCGCGCACGACCGACCCGGACGAGACCGGCGACCACGCGCGGCAGCAGCACCAGCGCGAGGAGTGCGCCGATCCTCCCTTCGCCGACCGCCACCGCCGCAGGCGCGGAGGTCACCCAGGCGAGCGCGACCCCGGCGCGCAGCCACCGACGGTGGGTGAAGGTGCGTGCGCTGCCCCAGGCGACCACGGCGGCCAGGGGCAGTGCGACGATGACGAGGAGTGCGAGGACGACCCCCGCGGGCGAGTCGGCGTCGCCGACGGCGGGGATCCAGCTCAGCACGGTGGTCATGCCGGCCAGCACGGCCACGGCGGGCGACTGCTCGAGCCCGTGTCCCCAGCCCTGCCCGTGCCACGCCATCCACCACGAGTCCCACAGCTGGCCCCCGGTGGCGCGACCACCGAGCAGCTCGCCTCCCACCAGTCCGGCGTCGAAGCGGTGACGTAGCTCGTCGGTGATGTGGCGTGCGGCCCAGCCCGACATCACGCTCGCCGCGACGACGACCCACAGCAGCGGGTGGAGCAGGACGCTCCGTCCTTCGGTCTCGAGGGAGCGCGCTGCGACGCCGTGGTCCCGGCCCCCGGAACCACGGGCCTCGTCGACGAGCCGACGCAGGGCCAGCGAGGGGGGGACGAAGAGGGAGGAGAGGTCGCCGCGGGCGACCTCGCGCGGTGCCCTGCCGCGCAGGCGCGATCGCAGGGTGCGCGGGTCGACTGCAGCGGGGAGGCTGGCCAGCTCGGCCGCGCCCATCCCCGGTCGTTTGAGGACGATGAGCGCCAGGCCACCGAGGAGGGAGCCGATGAGGATCCACAGTGCGAGGAAGGGCGCGACCAGGAGGTTCGCTCGCGTCAGCGCCACCCGCCTGGCCTGCCTGCGGTGGTCAACGGTCGCCCGCACCTCGGCCGCCGAGGGCTCGACCGCGACGGCAGCGCCCGGTGCGAGGACGACCCGGTGCCCGGCGCGCTGGGCACGCCAGCCGAGGTCGAGATCGCCGCCGAAGTCCCCCATGCCGGGGTCGTGTCCCCCGAGGTGCTCGAGGACCGAGCGGTCGATCAGCAGGCCCTCCAGCGGCGCGGATATCGCATCGACGACGCCGTTGTACTGGCCCTGGTCGGTGGTGCCGGCGACCGGGTCGGGGACGATCCGTCCGGTCCGCGTCACCTGCAGACCGAGCCGCACGATCCGGGAGGGGTCGTCCTCGTCGACGAGCTTGGGCGTGACCATGCCGACGGTGCGGCCGGCAGCGGAGACCAGTCGACGCAGGGCCTGTGGGTGGGGCCGCGAGCGGGAGGTCAGCACCCAGACCAGGTCTCGTCCGAGGTCGGCGCGCGGGAGGCTGTCGACCATCGAGGGCAGGATGCGGCGCAGACCACGTCGGGACCCGAGCGTGGTCGTCAGGACGTCGATCTCGGCGTCCTCCACGGCCGTCAGGAGATCGCTGGTGTCTCCGAGCCCGTCGAGGGCACCGTCGACGAGGAGGATGCGATCGGGAGCCTGCTCCTGCGCGAGGAGGGCGCGCAGGGTCTGGCCCGTCCCCTCCCGTGTACGCGCCACGACGACGGCCGTGACCGTCGCCACAGGCGCCGTCGTCCGCCGGGAGGGAGTGGCGGAGGACGTGGTGCTGGTCTGCTGCGTCACGGCCTCGACGGCAGTCAGACCGCGCGCTTCTTCAGCTTGCGACGCTCACGCTCGGAGAGTCCGCCCCAGATACCGAAGCGCTCGTCGTGCTCGAGGGCGTACTCAAGGCACTCCTTGCGCACCTCGCACCCCGTGCAGACCCTCTTCGCCTCGCGAGTTGAGCCACCCTTCTCCGGAAAGAAGGCCTCCGGATCGGTCTGCGCGCACAACGACCGCTCCTGCCAGGACAACTCGGTCAACTCGGTGGACTCTTCGTCGATTTCATCGGCGGTGATCAGGTGAAGCTCGTGCAACATGGTCCCTCCTCGACCTCGGCACTCGACCCGGACTTCATGTCTGTCACACCAAAAGTGTTACGACATGTCCGTAATTACATGCGTGTCATACGTGCGTCGTCAAGCCGGACGGGGTAAGGAGCGCTGAGCGGTCGGCCGGTGCAGGTCCGACGATCTGCGCCTGAGACGATGCACGCCATGCGCATCACCGTCATCTCCGGGGGCGAACCCGGTGCCCGATTCACCCGTGGGCTCCTCGACCACCTGGAGCGCAGCCCCGATCTCGCGGACGCAGACGTCACCATCATCGCCAACACCGGGGACGACATCTCCCTGTGGGGCCTACGGCTGTGCCCGGACCTCGACCTGCTCATCGACGCCCTCGGGACGGCGAAGGGGGCCGACCCCCGGCCCTCACGCGTGGTCGGTGACGAGCTGGCCGCCCTCGGCGTGGAGCCCCGGTGGTATCCCGTCACCGATCGCGAGATGGGCGTCCACGTGGCCCGCACCGCATGGCTGGGGCGGGGTGACTCGCTGACCGAGGTCGCCGCCCGCCTCGCCACGGCGCACGGCGTGCCGGACCACGTCCGGGTCCTGCCGATGTCCGACGTCCCGGTCGAGACGCACGCGGTGCTCGACGGGCCGGAGGACCAGCGTGCGGTGCACGTGCAGCAATGGCGTCACGAGCTCGGGCGGCCCGCTGCCGCTCGCTTCGTCGTCGCGGGCCTGGACCGCGCGACCCCCTCCCCCGGCGTCCTGGACGCCATCCGCGGCGCGGACGTCGTGCTGCTGCCCCCGAGCGACCCGGTGCTCGCGCTGGGCATCGCGATGGGCGTCCCGGGCCTGCGCGACGCCCTGCGCGGCACCTCCGCGCCCGTGGTCGGGGTCAGCCCCGTCGTCGATGCGGACCCGGCCCCGGAGCCGCTCGTGGCCTCCCTGACCACCGTCGGCGTGGACACCACCTCGGGCGGCGTCGCCGCGCTCTTCACGGACCTGCTCGACGGGTGGATCGTCGACCCGGCCGACGCCGCAGCTGCGCCGCCCGGTTCCCGGTGGTCCACCGCCGCGCACACGGGCCCGCTCGTGGACTCAGCCCCCACGGACGTGGCCGCGACCGCTCTGGCGCACGCACTCTCCCTTCGCTCCTGACGGATCGGGTCACCACCGGGTGGGCAGGTGCGCCGGCAGGCTGCGGCGCGGTCCCCGTCGCGGGCGCCGGCCGGCTGCGACGATCACGCGCTGGGCGCGGTAGCGCTGTCCCGAGTACGGCTGCAGGAGCTGGGCCATGCGTGCGTCGTCCCCGATGACGCCGTCCAGGGCGAGGGTCACGTCCTTGGCCACGTGGTAGTCCCCGAAGCTGGGTGAGTCCGCGTCGCCGAGCGCCCGCTGGGCCACCTCCGCGGCCGTCCACACCCCGACCCCCGGTAGCGACCGCAGTCGCCGGTGTGCCTCGTCCAGTGGCAGTGCGGCGCACTCGTCGAGCCGTCCCGCGACCCGCATGGCAGTGACGACCGTGCGCGCGCGAGATCCGTCGACCCCGGCGCGCACCCAGTCCCACGACGGGATGCGGGTCCACTCCGCGGGACTCGGCGGGGCGACCAACCCGCGCCCCTCCCCCGGCCCCGGCGCAGGAGTGCCGAACCGGCGCACCAGCTGGCGGAGGCTGCTGAAGGCCTCCCGGCCGGTGACCTTCTGCTCGACCACCGAGCACACCAGCATCTGGGCGACGAGGCCGTTGGCGGGCACACGCCAACCGGCCATGCGTGGCCACTCCCGTGCGACGAGGTCGTGGTGCGCGGTGAAGCCGCTCGGGTCGTCCCGCCCGCCGAGCAGGTCCGGGAGCCGGTCGAGCATCCAGTCCGTGCCCGGACCCCAGGCGCAGGCACGCACCTCGCTCCCGTCGCCGCCGAGGTGCAGGGTGACCGGTCCCTCCGCCGTGGTCCAGGCGAACCACCACCCGTCGCGCCCGTGCGCGCTCGTCGGGTCACCGGCGCCCCGGACGAAGGGGGCGAGCGTCCGGTCGACGTCGAGCGGCTCGGGCGGCCGGTGTCGTCGGGTCCTCACGGGACCAGCGTGGCGATAGATTGGCCGCGATGCGACCGACGGAGCACGTGCTGGACATGTTCGCCGTGCCCGGCGACACCGAGCCCGTGCCCGGCGGTCAGGGCCGCAGCGTCCGCGCCGGCGACCTCGTCCTCTCCCCCGACCGCGATGCGGCGACCGCGGAGGCGATCGCCCCGGTCCTCGCCCGACTGGCGGCGGACCTCGACACCCGAGCGGGGCGGGACCACCGCGACCTGCGGATCGCGATGCCGGTCCCGGCCCGGGACGGCTGCTGGGTCATCGACGGCTGGGCCGCGACCCGGTACGAACCGGGCGCCGTACCGCTGACCGACCTCGCGGCCACGCGCGCGGTCGGTGCGGTGCTGCACGCCGAGCTGGCCGTCCGGGTGCCCGCCGTCCGGTTGCCCCACCGCCGGGACCGCTGGGCGCGGGCCGAGCGGGTGGCCTTCGGCGAGGCCCCCGTGACCACCGGCACCCTCGGCTCCGACTGCGGGGCACTGGTGCGGACCCTCATCGAGCACGGCGACGACACGCCGCTCGGCCCCGACCAGCTCGTCCACGGCGACCTCGCGGGCAACGTCCTGCTCGACCCCCGAGGGGCCCCGATCGTCATCGACGTCTCTGCGTACCGGCGCCCGGTCCTGTGGGCCGAGGCGCTCCTCGTGCTCGACTCGGTGCTGTGGCACGGCGCGGACCCCGCGGTCATGCAGGAATGGGCCACCGGGGCTGCCGGCGGGGCGATGGCCCGGGCCGCGGCCTTCCGGCTGCTCAGCGACCGTCCCGCGGACGTGCCTGCATACACCCGCGCCCTGGACCCGCTGCTCACCTGACGGGGAGACCGACCGGATCATGGC
The DNA window shown above is from Janibacter sp. A1S7 and carries:
- a CDS encoding glycosyltransferase codes for the protein MTQQTSTTSSATPSRRTTAPVATVTAVVVARTREGTGQTLRALLAQEQAPDRILLVDGALDGLGDTSDLLTAVEDAEIDVLTTTLGSRRGLRRILPSMVDSLPRADLGRDLVWVLTSRSRPHPQALRRLVSAAGRTVGMVTPKLVDEDDPSRIVRLGLQVTRTGRIVPDPVAGTTDQGQYNGVVDAISAPLEGLLIDRSVLEHLGGHDPGMGDFGGDLDLGWRAQRAGHRVVLAPGAAVAVEPSAAEVRATVDHRRQARRVALTRANLLVAPFLALWILIGSLLGGLALIVLKRPGMGAAELASLPAAVDPRTLRSRLRGRAPREVARGDLSSLFVPPSLALRRLVDEARGSGGRDHGVAARSLETEGRSVLLHPLLWVVVAASVMSGWAARHITDELRHRFDAGLVGGELLGGRATGGQLWDSWWMAWHGQGWGHGLEQSPAVAVLAGMTTVLSWIPAVGDADSPAGVVLALLVIVALPLAAVVAWGSARTFTHRRWLRAGVALAWVTSAPAAVAVGEGRIGALLALVLLPRVVAGLVRVGRARTPYSDVVRTGLWGALLAAVTPLAGIVVVLVGLGHLLLGGTRGRWRGVTLVLTPLLLAGPWLLTLRSQPARLLTGWGLTDTPVDLPPWQLALGQLPDGPMTTWWTAGVLVVGVLALLVPGPRRASWVAAAMAVLGLAWAVVVPHLVLGHRPAGAVGAGEAITPWAGTGQLVLLGAALVAVLLASEVLPDPLRGAGRRSLLALPAVGLVVAAVGSGVVVATHSYGDQLSTWREPRPLVAIAGAEGPTATRTLVVDPREEQLTYRLLGSEPGDLVRDLPHQLSPVAGEEQVAAAVARSLGHGEGERAPADVLAEQAVATLVVLNATEAEGRLLDASPGLSRLGSSAGNVTWAVRSPVTDGSTSSRVRVTSEGSSAPVEGTGAHADTDGSVPVPRGQHLSIAESLDWSDRAEVRADGQLLEVLTHSAVPTYDLPEGTGQVSIDVGAGHPLWKLIQITALVLAFYLALPMERRTDLEDEEETR
- a CDS encoding WhiB family transcriptional regulator — its product is MLHELHLITADEIDEESTELTELSWQERSLCAQTDPEAFFPEKGGSTREAKRVCTGCEVRKECLEYALEHDERFGIWGGLSERERRKLKKRAV
- a CDS encoding 2-phospho-L-lactate transferase CofD family protein codes for the protein MRITVISGGEPGARFTRGLLDHLERSPDLADADVTIIANTGDDISLWGLRLCPDLDLLIDALGTAKGADPRPSRVVGDELAALGVEPRWYPVTDREMGVHVARTAWLGRGDSLTEVAARLATAHGVPDHVRVLPMSDVPVETHAVLDGPEDQRAVHVQQWRHELGRPAAARFVVAGLDRATPSPGVLDAIRGADVVLLPPSDPVLALGIAMGVPGLRDALRGTSAPVVGVSPVVDADPAPEPLVASLTTVGVDTTSGGVAALFTDLLDGWIVDPADAAAAPPGSRWSTAAHTGPLVDSAPTDVAATALAHALSLRS
- a CDS encoding DNA-3-methyladenine glycosylase family protein produces the protein MRTRRHRPPEPLDVDRTLAPFVRGAGDPTSAHGRDGWWFAWTTAEGPVTLHLGGDGSEVRACAWGPGTDWMLDRLPDLLGGRDDPSGFTAHHDLVAREWPRMAGWRVPANGLVAQMLVCSVVEQKVTGREAFSSLRQLVRRFGTPAPGPGEGRGLVAPPSPAEWTRIPSWDWVRAGVDGSRARTVVTAMRVAGRLDECAALPLDEAHRRLRSLPGVGVWTAAEVAQRALGDADSPSFGDYHVAKDVTLALDGVIGDDARMAQLLQPYSGQRYRAQRVIVAAGRRPRRGPRRSLPAHLPTRW
- a CDS encoding aminoglycoside phosphotransferase; translation: MRPTEHVLDMFAVPGDTEPVPGGQGRSVRAGDLVLSPDRDAATAEAIAPVLARLAADLDTRAGRDHRDLRIAMPVPARDGCWVIDGWAATRYEPGAVPLTDLAATRAVGAVLHAELAVRVPAVRLPHRRDRWARAERVAFGEAPVTTGTLGSDCGALVRTLIEHGDDTPLGPDQLVHGDLAGNVLLDPRGAPIVIDVSAYRRPVLWAEALLVLDSVLWHGADPAVMQEWATGAAGGAMARAAAFRLLSDRPADVPAYTRALDPLLT